Proteins encoded within one genomic window of Brachybacterium sp. P6-10-X1:
- a CDS encoding VOC family protein, producing MTSPNMFIVYVSDVARTVDFYRQLFGIEPTFFPSPGFATFALGSGVDLALWSAHDVALAGDVVRTSEICLCLPGGPEAIEAQLSTWAALGVTVLEPPHDAVFGRTTVVADPDGNRIRIAPVD from the coding sequence ATGACCAGCCCGAACATGTTCATCGTGTACGTCAGCGACGTCGCGCGCACCGTCGACTTCTACCGACAGCTCTTCGGGATCGAGCCCACGTTCTTCCCGAGCCCCGGATTCGCGACCTTCGCCCTCGGCAGCGGGGTCGACCTCGCCCTGTGGTCCGCCCACGACGTCGCGCTCGCCGGCGACGTCGTGCGCACCAGCGAGATCTGCCTGTGCCTGCCCGGCGGGCCCGAGGCGATCGAGGCGCAGCTGAGCACCTGGGCCGCTCTCGGCGTCACCGTGCTCGAGCCACCGCATGACGCCGTCTTCGGCCGCACCACCGTCGTCGCCGACCCCGACGGGAACCGCATCCGGATCGCGCCCGTGGACTGA
- a CDS encoding DUF5701 family protein, whose protein sequence is MSSSAVALPALAVQAERLIDLDVHSLAGLFEETVRAAVAQWGSERTDVLLALDPALAPPSALAPLLRRGDRPGFVVEDMTDVDRFAPTGIELGGEAIYLVEGLERGDDFENTSPAEALVEIASRKRTPLLLSEGIHWVLQQPEILERNHCFMTIGSRLTKPTGKLDSRTPALWISNGTGRDGKDRKDAPKLGWCWWNNRHTWLGIASTAGRTAA, encoded by the coding sequence ATGAGCTCGTCCGCCGTCGCCCTTCCGGCTCTCGCCGTGCAGGCAGAGCGGCTCATAGATCTCGATGTCCATTCCCTCGCCGGCCTCTTCGAGGAGACGGTGCGGGCGGCCGTCGCACAGTGGGGGAGCGAGCGCACCGACGTGCTGCTCGCGCTCGACCCGGCGCTCGCGCCGCCGTCGGCCCTGGCTCCTCTGCTGCGGCGCGGCGACAGGCCTGGTTTCGTGGTCGAGGACATGACCGACGTGGACCGCTTCGCCCCTACCGGCATCGAGCTGGGCGGCGAGGCGATCTATCTCGTCGAAGGGCTCGAGCGCGGGGACGACTTCGAGAACACCTCGCCCGCGGAGGCGCTCGTCGAGATCGCCTCCCGCAAGCGCACCCCGCTGCTGCTGAGCGAGGGCATCCACTGGGTGCTGCAGCAGCCGGAGATCCTCGAGCGCAATCACTGCTTCATGACCATCGGCTCGCGGCTGACGAAGCCGACCGGGAAGCTCGACTCCCGCACCCCGGCGCTGTGGATCTCCAACGGCACCGGGCGCGACGGGAAGGACCGCAAGGACGCCCCGAAGCTCGGATGGTGCTGGTGGAACAACCGCCACACCTGGCTCGGCATCGCCTCGACCGCGGGACGCACCGCCGCGTGA
- a CDS encoding TetR/AcrR family transcriptional regulator encodes MPKLIDHARRREELAEAAWRVLLRDGVGRVSVRSVAAEAGLTVSSLRHVFSSQDELLAFSLQLVLDRVGRRVEPMLPVSDRRGVETVAVQFLPLDPERRAEMEIYLSLFMAARTNPELMPLREEAHAALRMSCRHLIGALDNGTDLAPGADHELETRRLHALLDGLAMHLVFEGSGGDPDGARRLLRAHLDALAG; translated from the coding sequence ATGCCGAAGCTGATCGACCACGCACGCCGTCGCGAGGAGCTCGCCGAGGCCGCATGGCGGGTCCTGCTCCGGGACGGCGTCGGACGGGTCTCGGTGCGCAGCGTCGCCGCGGAGGCGGGGCTCACCGTGAGCTCGCTGCGCCACGTCTTCTCCAGCCAGGACGAGCTGCTGGCGTTCTCGCTGCAGCTGGTGCTGGATCGGGTGGGCCGCCGCGTCGAGCCGATGCTCCCCGTGTCCGATCGCCGCGGCGTCGAGACCGTCGCCGTCCAGTTCCTGCCGCTGGATCCGGAGCGCCGCGCCGAGATGGAGATCTACCTCAGCCTGTTCATGGCGGCCCGGACGAATCCCGAGCTCATGCCGCTGCGGGAGGAGGCCCACGCCGCTCTGCGGATGAGCTGCCGGCACCTCATCGGAGCCCTGGACAACGGGACCGACCTCGCCCCGGGCGCAGATCACGAGCTCGAGACCCGACGTCTGCACGCCCTGCTCGACGGGCTCGCGATGCACCTGGTGTTCGAGGGCTCCGGCGGTGATCCGGACGGAGCTCGGCGCCTGCTGCGCGCCCATCTGGACGCCCTGGCGGGCTGA
- a CDS encoding carbon starvation protein A, whose translation MNSLILAVVGVGMMIAGYLLYSRFLARRVYRLDAAFRTPSHELSDGVDYVPTNKFILWGHHFTSVAGAAPIVGPAVAVIWGWLPAFLWVTLGTVFFAGMHDLGALWASVRNRGQSIGALSARYIGARGSRLFLVVIFLLLLMVNAAFAVVIAGLLVSTPTAVIPTWGALVVAVLIGQAIYRLKWNLPLVSIVGVAALYGLILLGDRLPVVLPDSVLGLSPEAFWIIVLFIYAAIASTLPVWVLLQPRDYINGLQLFIGLGLLYGSVLIFSPTIVAPAVNANVPEGTPGIMPLLFVTVACGAISGFHGIVSSGTSAKQLDKETDARFVGYFGAVGEGLLALGAIIATTAGFRTLADWEEVYSAFNEGGVAAFVTGGGSILNAGLGIPTSLSATILATMAVLFAATTMDTGVRLQRFVVQEIGDVIGVKLGTIVATAIVLVVCLALTFSAGADGSGGMLIWPLFGTTNQIMAGLTLAILAVMLMRKRRPVLPIMIPLVFVLFISVYALIIQLGGFLADGNWLLLVLDVIILIAAVWVIVESAVALNRARIADPEPDDEDERDSVAAGGSSQE comes from the coding sequence GTGAACTCCCTGATCCTCGCAGTGGTCGGCGTCGGCATGATGATCGCCGGCTACCTGCTGTACAGCCGCTTCCTCGCCCGGCGCGTCTACCGGCTCGACGCCGCCTTCCGCACCCCGTCCCACGAGCTGTCCGACGGCGTCGACTACGTCCCCACCAACAAGTTCATCCTCTGGGGCCACCACTTCACCTCGGTCGCCGGCGCCGCGCCCATCGTCGGCCCCGCCGTCGCGGTGATCTGGGGCTGGCTGCCCGCCTTCCTCTGGGTCACGCTCGGCACGGTCTTCTTCGCCGGCATGCACGACCTCGGCGCCTTGTGGGCGTCGGTGCGCAACCGCGGGCAGTCCATCGGCGCGCTGTCGGCCCGCTACATCGGCGCCCGCGGCAGCCGGCTGTTCCTGGTGGTCATCTTCCTGCTGCTGCTCATGGTCAATGCCGCCTTCGCGGTGGTCATCGCGGGCCTGCTGGTCTCCACCCCCACGGCGGTCATCCCCACCTGGGGTGCGCTCGTGGTGGCGGTGCTCATCGGCCAGGCGATCTATCGCCTGAAGTGGAATCTGCCGCTGGTCTCGATCGTCGGCGTGGCGGCTCTGTACGGGCTGATCCTGCTGGGCGACCGCCTCCCGGTGGTGCTGCCGGACTCGGTGCTGGGCCTGTCGCCGGAGGCGTTCTGGATCATCGTGCTGTTCATCTACGCCGCGATCGCCTCGACGCTGCCGGTGTGGGTGCTGCTGCAGCCCCGCGACTACATCAACGGCCTGCAGCTGTTCATCGGTCTGGGCCTGCTGTACGGCTCGGTGCTGATCTTCAGCCCCACGATCGTGGCTCCCGCGGTCAATGCGAACGTCCCCGAGGGGACGCCGGGCATCATGCCGCTGCTGTTCGTCACCGTGGCCTGCGGCGCCATCTCCGGCTTCCACGGCATCGTCTCCTCCGGGACCTCCGCCAAACAGCTGGACAAGGAGACCGACGCCCGCTTCGTCGGCTACTTCGGCGCCGTCGGCGAGGGGCTGCTGGCTCTCGGCGCGATCATCGCCACCACGGCCGGGTTCCGCACCCTGGCGGACTGGGAGGAGGTCTACAGCGCCTTCAACGAGGGCGGCGTCGCGGCGTTCGTCACCGGCGGCGGCTCCATCCTCAACGCGGGCCTGGGGATCCCCACCTCGCTGTCGGCGACGATCCTGGCCACCATGGCGGTGCTGTTCGCGGCCACCACCATGGACACCGGCGTGCGCCTGCAGCGCTTCGTCGTCCAGGAGATCGGCGACGTGATCGGCGTGAAGCTCGGCACCATCGTGGCCACGGCCATCGTGCTGGTGGTGTGCCTGGCGCTCACGTTCAGCGCCGGCGCCGACGGCTCCGGCGGCATGCTCATCTGGCCGCTGTTCGGCACCACGAACCAGATCATGGCGGGACTGACCCTGGCGATCCTCGCGGTGATGCTGATGCGCAAGCGCCGCCCGGTGCTGCCGATCATGATCCCGCTCGTGTTCGTGCTGTTCATCAGCGTGTACGCGCTGATCATCCAGCTGGGCGGATTCCTCGCCGACGGCAACTGGCTGCTGCTGGTCCTCGACGTGATCATCCTGATCGCCGCGGTCTGGGTGATCGTCGAGTCCGCGGTCGCGCTGAACCGCGCCCGCATCGCCGACCCCGAGCCCGACGACGAGGACGAGCGCGACTCGGTGGCTGCCGGCGGGAGCTCCCAGGAGTGA
- a CDS encoding 3-deoxy-7-phosphoheptulonate synthase, which produces MTALDTAVVARATDAAPAADATAAPAADATVAAGARTAPPSDGPAVPPQRPGTASDRHITSLTALPTPAELLADLPLDPDFAELVSDSREAVRAVLEGTDDRLLVVVGPCSIHDPEAGLEYARLLAAAQAELGEDLLLVMRTYFEKPRTTVGWKGLINDPHLNGSHDIATGLRRARGFLREVTALGLPCATEFLEPISPQYIADLISWGAIGARTTESQIHRQLASGLSMPIGFKNGTDGGIQVALDAAAAASAPQAFLGIGADGRASLVATTGNPDVSLILRGGATGANWGPGPVRTAAERLVEQGLRPRLIIDASHGNSGKDHLRQAEVARSLADQVAVDGEAVAGIMLESNLVAGAQKLDVGAGPEGLAHGQSVTDACMGWEVTAEVLRELAGGARRRRVAAVR; this is translated from the coding sequence ATGACAGCTCTCGACACCGCCGTGGTCGCCCGCGCCACGGACGCCGCCCCCGCCGCAGACGCGACCGCCGCCCCCGCCGCAGACGCGACCGTCGCCGCAGGCGCCCGCACCGCACCGCCTTCCGACGGACCCGCCGTGCCCCCGCAGCGGCCCGGCACCGCGTCCGACCGTCACATCACGAGCCTCACCGCGCTGCCCACCCCGGCCGAGCTCCTCGCGGACCTGCCCCTGGACCCGGATTTCGCCGAGCTGGTCTCTGACAGCCGCGAGGCCGTCCGCGCCGTCCTCGAGGGCACGGACGACCGGCTGCTGGTGGTCGTCGGGCCCTGCTCGATCCACGATCCCGAGGCGGGCCTCGAGTACGCCCGGCTGCTGGCCGCGGCGCAGGCAGAGCTGGGCGAGGACCTGCTGCTGGTGATGCGCACCTACTTCGAGAAGCCGCGCACCACCGTCGGCTGGAAGGGGCTGATCAACGACCCGCACCTCAACGGCAGCCACGACATCGCCACCGGGCTGCGTCGGGCCCGCGGTTTCCTGCGCGAGGTCACCGCGCTCGGCCTGCCGTGCGCCACCGAGTTCCTCGAGCCCATCAGCCCGCAGTACATCGCCGACCTCATCAGCTGGGGCGCGATCGGGGCGCGGACCACCGAGAGCCAGATCCACCGCCAGCTCGCCTCCGGGCTGTCGATGCCGATCGGCTTCAAGAACGGCACCGACGGCGGCATCCAGGTGGCGCTCGATGCTGCTGCGGCGGCCTCGGCCCCGCAGGCCTTCCTCGGGATCGGGGCCGACGGGCGAGCGAGCCTCGTGGCGACCACCGGGAACCCGGACGTCTCGCTCATCCTGCGCGGCGGGGCGACCGGCGCGAACTGGGGTCCGGGACCCGTGCGCACCGCCGCCGAGCGACTGGTCGAGCAGGGCCTCCGCCCGCGCCTGATCATCGACGCCAGCCACGGCAACAGCGGCAAGGACCACCTCCGCCAGGCGGAGGTCGCCCGTTCGCTGGCCGACCAGGTCGCCGTCGACGGCGAAGCGGTCGCCGGGATCATGCTCGAGAGCAACCTCGTCGCCGGTGCCCAGAAGCTCGACGTGGGCGCCGGTCCCGAAGGGCTCGCACACGGTCAATCCGTGACGGATGCGTGCATGGGCTGGGAGGTCACGGCCGAGGTGCTGCGCGAGCTCGCCGGGGGAGCGCGGCGGCGTCGGGTCGCGGCGGTGAGGTGA
- a CDS encoding cory-CC-star protein: MSPAPQRRPAGGFPDDPTDGAAPRPVAPDGVAPDGVAPDGAAHPGGAPRAEAPGPGLRDRWRAFSAGLHEYYVGPYRRTFAKAQRDEDDLFRMLVMSEMLGVPNPASYYTIELLPVLYDGFHDWHRRMGMERSPLENYRCC; encoded by the coding sequence GTGAGCCCCGCCCCTCAGCGCCGCCCCGCCGGCGGGTTCCCGGACGACCCGACCGACGGGGCGGCTCCCCGCCCGGTGGCTCCTGACGGGGTGGCTCCTGACGGGGTGGCTCCCGACGGGGCGGCTCATCCCGGGGGAGCGCCCCGTGCGGAGGCTCCCGGTCCCGGCCTCCGCGACCGCTGGCGGGCGTTCAGCGCGGGCCTGCACGAGTACTACGTCGGCCCCTACCGGCGCACCTTCGCCAAGGCCCAGCGGGACGAGGACGACCTGTTCCGGATGCTGGTCATGTCCGAGATGCTCGGGGTGCCCAACCCCGCGTCCTACTACACGATCGAGTTGCTGCCGGTGCTCTACGACGGCTTCCACGACTGGCACCGACGCATGGGCATGGAGCGCTCGCCCCTGGAGAACTACCGATGCTGCTGA
- a CDS encoding phosphotransferase family protein encodes MPPTSGASDLDPALRAWLSPFVGEVTLVRSLVGGITGQMLQVRRVDGRGDVVVRRWSGDGSWQHDMVRRETAGLDALADAGLPIPSLIAADPEGTASGLPTTLTRFLPGRVELAPLDLRAWVRRLAAMLARIHAVPAPVLGPCELWASSELSWLEQGGDPGLARTARELAARPADPACAVLSHGDYQHFNVLWQGGSISSVVDWPTVGLADRGLDVGHCRLNLAVLFSADAAMWFLDDYEDLAGARVDPACDLQRLLNFGPNWPEFIPLQVAGRPPVDGPGMAGRVRETITRTLRRAG; translated from the coding sequence ATGCCCCCGACCTCCGGTGCCTCGGACCTCGACCCTGCGCTGCGCGCCTGGCTCTCCCCGTTCGTCGGCGAGGTCACGCTGGTGCGTTCGCTGGTCGGCGGTATCACCGGGCAGATGCTGCAGGTGCGGCGCGTGGACGGTCGCGGTGACGTCGTCGTGCGGCGCTGGTCCGGGGACGGGAGCTGGCAGCACGACATGGTCCGCCGTGAGACCGCCGGGCTGGACGCCCTGGCCGATGCCGGTCTGCCGATCCCTTCCCTGATCGCCGCCGACCCCGAGGGAACCGCTTCCGGGCTGCCGACCACGCTGACCCGCTTCCTGCCCGGGCGGGTGGAGCTCGCTCCGCTCGATCTGCGGGCCTGGGTGCGACGGCTCGCCGCGATGCTGGCGCGGATCCACGCGGTGCCGGCGCCGGTGCTCGGCCCCTGCGAGCTGTGGGCGTCCTCCGAGCTGTCCTGGCTGGAGCAAGGCGGCGACCCGGGGCTCGCCCGCACCGCCCGCGAACTCGCCGCTCGGCCCGCCGATCCTGCCTGTGCCGTGCTCAGCCACGGCGACTACCAGCACTTCAACGTGCTCTGGCAGGGCGGGAGCATCTCGTCGGTGGTGGACTGGCCCACCGTCGGCCTCGCGGACCGTGGGCTGGACGTGGGCCATTGCCGGCTCAACCTCGCCGTGCTGTTCTCCGCCGACGCCGCGATGTGGTTCCTCGACGACTACGAGGATCTGGCCGGGGCGAGGGTCGACCCGGCGTGCGACCTTCAGCGCCTGCTGAACTTCGGCCCGAACTGGCCCGAGTTCATCCCGCTCCAGGTGGCCGGCCGCCCCCCCGTCGACGGCCCCGGGATGGCCGGCCGGGTGCGGGAGACGATCACGCGCACGCTGCGCCGGGCGGGCTGA
- a CDS encoding YafY family protein: MRRSERHHALLDVLRANAERPVSVPRLAARFEVSTRTIERDVHALQEAGVPLYAVAGRTGGYAIRRDYSLPPLALTPPEAMAVTAGLSVMMGSPFAEDASRAMDKVLGAMPPARRRRSRALAARVAAMAPEGPTDQHIAEVLRAVLERPRVVELDYARPDTGERTRRSVEPLGLITVRGGWILVGWCRLRGGVRGFRTDCILEIARTDEVPPQRDPDPLEEDLSRWDFRGVDR, encoded by the coding sequence ATGCGACGCAGCGAACGGCACCACGCCCTGCTCGACGTGCTGCGCGCGAATGCCGAGCGCCCGGTCTCCGTGCCCCGGCTGGCCGCTCGTTTCGAGGTCAGCACGCGCACGATCGAGCGAGATGTGCACGCCCTGCAGGAAGCAGGCGTCCCGCTGTACGCCGTGGCCGGGCGCACCGGCGGATACGCGATCCGTCGGGACTACTCGCTGCCGCCGCTGGCCCTCACCCCGCCCGAGGCGATGGCCGTCACGGCCGGACTCAGCGTCATGATGGGATCACCCTTCGCCGAGGACGCGTCCCGCGCGATGGACAAGGTGCTCGGGGCGATGCCGCCCGCACGTCGCCGGCGATCCCGCGCCCTGGCCGCTCGAGTCGCGGCGATGGCGCCGGAGGGCCCGACGGATCAGCACATCGCCGAGGTGCTGCGAGCTGTGCTGGAGCGTCCCCGCGTGGTGGAGCTCGACTACGCGCGGCCCGACACCGGCGAGCGCACCCGGCGGTCCGTCGAGCCGTTGGGGCTGATCACCGTGCGCGGCGGCTGGATCCTGGTGGGCTGGTGCCGACTGCGAGGCGGCGTGCGCGGCTTCCGCACCGACTGCATCCTCGAGATCGCCCGCACGGACGAGGTGCCGCCGCAGCGCGACCCCGATCCGCTGGAGGAGGACCTCTCCCGGTGGGATTTCCGGGGCGTGGATCGATGA
- a CDS encoding aldo/keto reductase has translation MEHRLLGRSGTSVSVQTLGTMTFGAEADESASHEIITAYVEGGGNMLDTADVYSRGVSEEIIGRWLAAHPTEAEQVVLATKGRAAMGEGPNDVGQSRRHLRRALDASLRRLDVEHIDLYQMHAFDALTPLEETLGFLAEAIASGKISYYGFSNYLGWQLTKAVHLAQAHGWPAPVTVQPQYNLLVRDIEHEIVPAGLDAGMGLLPWSPLAGGWLSGKYERDVPPTGATRLGENPQRGMEAWEKRNADERTWDTLDVVRAVADAHRASPSQIALAWATAQPAVTSVIIGARTVEQLHDNMGAAEIELTDEELARLDEVSAPVMDDYPYGPAGIRQRHRSVVQGE, from the coding sequence ATGGAACACCGACTGCTGGGACGCAGCGGAACCTCCGTCTCGGTACAGACGCTGGGCACGATGACCTTCGGCGCCGAGGCCGACGAGTCCGCCTCGCACGAGATCATCACCGCCTACGTCGAGGGCGGCGGGAACATGCTGGACACGGCCGACGTGTACAGCCGCGGCGTCTCCGAGGAGATCATCGGCCGCTGGCTCGCCGCGCACCCCACGGAGGCCGAGCAGGTCGTGCTCGCCACCAAGGGTCGGGCCGCGATGGGGGAGGGGCCCAACGACGTCGGCCAGTCCCGGCGCCACCTGCGCCGAGCCCTCGACGCCTCCCTGCGGCGCCTGGATGTGGAGCACATCGACCTCTACCAGATGCACGCCTTCGACGCGCTGACCCCGCTCGAGGAGACGCTGGGCTTCCTCGCCGAGGCGATCGCGAGCGGGAAGATCTCCTACTACGGGTTCTCGAACTATCTGGGCTGGCAGCTCACCAAGGCGGTGCACCTCGCGCAGGCGCACGGGTGGCCGGCGCCGGTGACGGTGCAGCCGCAGTACAACCTGCTGGTGCGCGACATCGAACACGAGATCGTACCCGCCGGCCTCGACGCCGGCATGGGCCTGCTGCCCTGGTCGCCGCTCGCCGGCGGCTGGCTGAGCGGGAAGTACGAGCGGGACGTGCCGCCGACCGGCGCGACGCGGCTGGGCGAGAACCCCCAGCGCGGCATGGAGGCCTGGGAGAAGCGCAACGCCGACGAGCGGACCTGGGACACCCTGGACGTCGTCCGGGCGGTCGCCGATGCGCACCGTGCCTCGCCCTCGCAGATCGCGCTGGCCTGGGCGACGGCGCAGCCCGCCGTGACCTCGGTGATCATCGGTGCCCGCACCGTCGAGCAGCTGCACGACAACATGGGCGCCGCCGAGATCGAGCTGACCGACGAGGAGCTCGCGCGTCTCGACGAGGTGAGCGCCCCGGTGATGGACGACTATCCGTACGGGCCCGCCGGGATCCGGCAGCGTCACCGCTCGGTGGTGCAGGGCGAGTAG
- a CDS encoding ArsA family ATPase → MLLNLAAERRVLFLGGKGGVGKTTVASALALAAAREGRRALVVSTDPAHNLGHLWDQKVGDRLARLGDGAGGRLSGIEIDPDATTDQHLKDVARTLRKLMPENLAGEVDKHMELSRRSPGTHEAAVLERMTELVESGMERFDLVVFDTAPSGHTARLMALPELMTAWTDGLLARREKSQKLGAAMRGLDGDRGKKLLGSTAPRDPVEERDEEIRSILLRRRDRLAGLREVLTDRARTSFAIVLAAERLPVLETIALHEELTRTGVDVGGLVVNKRSPADRGDFLARRHALEEEHLGTLRAALPEVPLQQIPLGEEDVVGPAALERFAGLLGTADGVPTAGARGDGGRPTATSRSDGGTAPAG, encoded by the coding sequence ATGCTGCTGAACCTCGCCGCCGAGCGCCGCGTGCTGTTCCTGGGCGGCAAGGGAGGGGTCGGCAAGACCACGGTCGCCTCCGCGCTCGCCCTCGCCGCCGCCCGCGAGGGCCGACGGGCCCTGGTGGTCTCCACCGACCCCGCCCACAACCTCGGCCACCTCTGGGACCAGAAGGTCGGCGACCGCCTCGCCCGCCTCGGCGACGGGGCGGGAGGGCGGCTGTCCGGGATCGAGATCGACCCCGACGCGACCACCGATCAGCATCTGAAGGACGTGGCCCGGACCCTGCGCAAGCTGATGCCCGAGAACCTCGCGGGCGAGGTCGACAAGCATATGGAGCTCTCCCGCCGCTCCCCGGGCACCCACGAGGCCGCGGTGCTGGAGCGGATGACGGAGCTGGTCGAGAGCGGCATGGAGCGCTTCGACCTGGTCGTCTTCGACACCGCTCCCTCCGGGCACACCGCACGGCTGATGGCGCTGCCCGAGCTGATGACCGCCTGGACCGACGGACTGCTGGCCCGGCGGGAGAAGTCCCAGAAGCTCGGCGCGGCGATGCGCGGGCTCGACGGGGACCGCGGGAAGAAGCTGCTGGGCAGCACGGCCCCGCGCGACCCGGTCGAGGAGCGCGACGAGGAGATCCGATCGATCCTGTTGCGCCGCCGCGACCGCCTGGCCGGGCTGCGGGAGGTGCTCACCGACCGCGCGAGAACGTCGTTCGCGATCGTGCTGGCCGCCGAGCGACTGCCGGTGCTGGAGACCATCGCCCTGCACGAGGAGCTGACCCGCACCGGCGTCGACGTCGGCGGCCTCGTGGTCAACAAGCGCTCCCCGGCCGACCGCGGCGACTTCCTCGCCCGCCGCCACGCCCTCGAGGAGGAGCACCTGGGAACCCTCCGCGCGGCGCTGCCCGAGGTTCCGCTGCAGCAGATCCCGCTGGGGGAGGAGGACGTCGTCGGCCCCGCCGCCCTGGAACGGTTCGCCGGGCTGCTGGGCACCGCAGACGGCGTCCCGACGGCAGGGGCGCGCGGTGACGGCGGGAGGCCGACGGCGACCTCGCGCTCAGACGGGGGAACAGCGCCCGCCGGCTGA
- a CDS encoding serine hydrolase domain-containing protein, whose protein sequence is MRTQSYHQRRPRCRPSALVLALAALVMLSAPGVAAADPGPRGPELDGVGPLLDELVPAQLAEGRIPGAVVTVVADGETVVSKGYGEADPTAHTAMDPDRTGVYTGSIAKLFTATAVLQLVEQGELDLHTDVNEYLTDLEIPETYPGRPVTLHHLLTYSAGFDDDIYGWSQWDRQDLPSLEEFTAGELPSRVRPPGELVAYNNFAYVLAGRLVEVASGQDFSEYVAEHVLEPAGMVDTSVGQPHPVGDLAIVPGYRPTEDEQTRTGGQLSPATPAGPDVITTGADMGRFMIAQLEEDSPLGAGVPRAMQHQQFSAHPDLPGMGYAWEQRAMQGQQVVTKDGDQPGTHHNMALLPQHDLGIHVAYTGDGTDQAAFWGGKELVRAVVAEAFENGDGTSSGASTPHGDPAPGTSEQEAADAVAGTYRSARTAHANFTKVASLTAPVTVEADGTGRITTVGLSADPDVTEQVWVATAPDRFVLEGGGAELGVTGAGDLVTTQMPSSSFEPLAWYQSPTLHLVVLAVAAAVLLATFVVLPVRLVVGRRGGRVAAPAGARSPVVARIAQGLAWMAGLCTVIFATGFVIVTADANLLAQIPLTGSPALSIALNTMSVLALVALVMLVLAVLAWVRGWWTPRGRVLYGVVTVSACALVAVAVFYRLIGVPLTLTV, encoded by the coding sequence GTGAGAACACAGTCGTACCACCAACGCCGTCCGCGTTGCCGCCCCAGCGCCCTCGTCCTCGCCCTGGCTGCGCTGGTCATGCTGTCCGCCCCGGGGGTCGCCGCCGCCGACCCCGGGCCACGAGGGCCCGAGCTGGACGGCGTGGGCCCGCTGCTCGACGAGCTGGTCCCCGCACAGTTGGCCGAGGGACGGATCCCCGGCGCCGTGGTGACCGTGGTGGCCGACGGCGAGACCGTCGTCTCGAAGGGCTACGGCGAGGCCGACCCCACCGCGCACACGGCCATGGACCCCGACCGCACAGGCGTCTACACCGGGTCGATCGCGAAGCTCTTCACCGCGACCGCGGTCCTGCAGCTCGTCGAGCAGGGCGAGCTCGACCTCCACACGGACGTGAACGAGTACCTCACCGACCTCGAGATCCCCGAGACCTACCCCGGCAGGCCCGTGACCCTGCATCATCTGCTGACCTACTCCGCGGGCTTCGACGACGACATCTACGGCTGGTCGCAGTGGGACCGCCAGGACCTGCCGAGCCTGGAGGAGTTCACCGCGGGCGAGCTGCCCTCGCGGGTGCGTCCGCCCGGCGAGCTGGTCGCCTACAACAACTTCGCCTACGTGCTGGCCGGGCGCCTGGTCGAGGTCGCCTCGGGGCAGGACTTCTCCGAGTACGTCGCCGAGCACGTGCTCGAGCCCGCCGGCATGGTCGACACCTCCGTCGGCCAGCCGCATCCGGTGGGCGACCTGGCGATCGTGCCCGGATACCGCCCGACCGAGGACGAGCAGACCCGGACCGGTGGCCAGCTCAGTCCGGCCACCCCGGCCGGTCCCGACGTGATCACCACCGGCGCGGACATGGGACGCTTCATGATCGCCCAGCTGGAGGAGGACTCCCCGCTCGGGGCCGGCGTCCCGCGCGCGATGCAGCACCAGCAGTTCTCGGCCCACCCTGATCTGCCGGGCATGGGATATGCCTGGGAGCAGCGCGCGATGCAGGGCCAGCAGGTGGTGACCAAGGACGGTGATCAGCCGGGGACCCACCACAACATGGCGCTGCTGCCTCAGCACGATCTCGGCATCCACGTCGCCTACACCGGGGACGGGACGGATCAGGCCGCGTTCTGGGGCGGCAAGGAGCTGGTCCGCGCCGTGGTGGCGGAGGCCTTCGAGAACGGCGACGGGACGTCGTCCGGTGCCTCGACCCCTCACGGCGACCCCGCCCCGGGCACGTCGGAGCAGGAGGCGGCCGACGCCGTCGCCGGCACGTACCGCTCGGCGCGCACGGCGCACGCGAACTTCACCAAGGTCGCCTCCCTGACCGCACCGGTGACGGTGGAGGCCGACGGGACGGGGCGGATCACCACCGTCGGCCTCTCCGCCGACCCTGACGTGACCGAGCAGGTCTGGGTGGCGACCGCGCCGGACCGCTTCGTCCTCGAAGGCGGAGGGGCCGAGCTGGGAGTCACCGGTGCCGGCGACCTGGTGACCACCCAGATGCCGTCGAGCTCCTTCGAGCCGCTCGCCTGGTACCAGTCCCCGACGCTGCACCTGGTGGTGCTCGCCGTGGCCGCCGCGGTCCTGCTGGCGACGTTCGTCGTCCTGCCCGTACGGCTGGTCGTCGGGCGACGGGGAGGCCGCGTCGCTGCGCCCGCCGGAGCGCGCTCGCCCGTCGTGGCGCGGATCGCGCAGGGGCTGGCCTGGATGGCCGGACTGTGCACGGTGATCTTCGCGACCGGGTTCGTGATCGTCACGGCCGACGCGAACCTGCTGGCGCAGATCCCGCTGACCGGGAGCCCGGCGCTGTCGATCGCCCTGAACACGATGTCGGTCCTGGCCCTGGTGGCGCTGGTGATGCTCGTCCTCGCCGTCCTGGCGTGGGTGCGCGGATGGTGGACCCCGCGGGGCCGGGTGCTCTACGGCGTCGTGACCGTCTCGGCCTGCGCACTCGTGGCCGTCGCCGTGTTCTACCGCCTGATCGGGGTGCCGCTGACCCTCACCGTCTGA